A DNA window from Vigna unguiculata cultivar IT97K-499-35 chromosome 10, ASM411807v1, whole genome shotgun sequence contains the following coding sequences:
- the LOC114167030 gene encoding putative disease resistance protein At3g14460 encodes MALAVVGGALLSAFIDVLFDRLASPELVNLIRGKKPDKLLQKVEKQLIVIRVVLADAENRQITDPNVKKWLDVLKDLVYEVDDLLDEVSTKAAAQKELRNSFSRLFKRNKIVSISKIEDIVERLDDILKQKESLGLKDIPVECYQPWKAHQTSLEDGYGMYGRDKDKEAILKMVLEDSTDGEPVSVIPIVGMGGVGKTTLARSVFNDDKLKQQIFDLKAWVCVSDLFDIVKVTRTMIEEITRKACKLSDLNALQLELTDKLKGKRFLIVLDDVWIEDCDNWSCLTKPFLSGIRGSKVLVTTRNENVAVAVSFHTVEVYRLNKLSTEDCWLVFANHAFPLSVDSRSRGTLEKIGKEIVKKCNGLPLAAQSLGGMLRRKHTVRDWNNVLESDIWKLPEGQCKIIPALSISYNYLPPHLKRCFVYCSLYPKDFNFKKDELIQLCMAEDLVIAPNKGKTLEEVGDEYFDDLVLRSFFQLSYSWARGSYFVMHDLMHDLAAFLGGKFYFRADELGKKTKIDRKTRHLSFTRFSDPVSDIEVFDIVKFPRTFLLFKFKDSLFNNEKAPRIVVSMLKYLRVLSFSYFQGLFALPDSIGELIHLRYLNLSFTSIKTLPESLCNLWNLQTLKLSFCRELTKLPKLTKLPSDMQNLVNLCYLEILNTPIKEMPKRMGKLNKLQRLDFYIVGKHIENSIKELGGLPNLSGSFAIKALENVTKGEEAIEANIMDKKHIYDLSLEWSIGNDNSINFETELDVLSKLKPHQDLKSLLIAGYNGAKFPDWVGNFSYGNMTSVSLYNCDNCCMLPSMGQLPSLKSLWISRMNSVKTIEEGFHKNEDGSSVTLFPSLEWLQISYMPCLEVLNFFDSEAFPVLESLYINYCPNLRGDLPENLPALKSLNIKICELLVSSVTRAPTLRRLEIHKSNNVVFHEFPLLVESIDVEGGPMVESMMEAITNIQPTCLQSLTLQNCSSAISFPGDCLPAFLKTLEISGLKKLKFPTQHKHESLTSLSINNSCESLTSLQLAIFPSCENMESLLVSGSESLKSLNSLEIEQCPNFVSFPGEGFCAPNLTRFLICDCEKLKSLPDQMRTLLPKMEYLNISNCQQIESFPEEGMPPNMRTVWIENCEKLLRSKTWVCMDMVTSLYLCGPCDGLNSFPEEALLPPSLTSLVLRDFSSLETLDSKGFLHLTSLRELDIVNCKKLENITGERLPSALIKLSIRDCPLLQKRCHKKDRKIWPKICHVRGIKMDDRWIQ; translated from the exons ATGGCATTAGCTGTGGTAGGTGGTGCGCTCCTTTCTGCTTTCATTGACGTTCTTTTTGACAGGCTAGCTTCTCCTGAGCTTGTCAATTTGATCCGTGGGAAGAAGCCTGACAAGTTGCTTCAAAAGGTGGAGAAGCAGCTGATAGTTATTAGAGTTGTGCTTGCTGATGCTGAGAATCGACAAATCACAGACCCCAATGTCAAAAAGTGGCTAGATGTTCTCAAAGATCTTGTCTACGAGGTTGATGACTTACTTGATGAAGTTTCTACTAAAGCTGCTGCTCAAAAGGAGTTACGCAATTCCTTTTCTCGCCTTTTCAAAAGGAACAAGATTGTTAGTATTAGTAAGATCGAAGACATAGTTGAAAGATTGGATGACATTTTAAAACAAAAGGAGAGTCTCGGTTTGAAAGATATTCCAGTGGAGTGCTATCAGCCATGGAAAGCTCATCAAACATCTTTGGAAGATGGTTATGGTATGTACGGTAGAGATAAAGATAAGGAAGCCATATTGAAAATGGTGTTAGAGGATAGCACTGATGGTGAACCGGTGTCTGTGATCCCTATTGTAGGCATGGGTGGGGTTGGAAAAACCACTTTGGCAAGATCTGTGTTCAACGATGACAAATTGAAGCAGCAGATATTTGATTTAAAGGCATGGGTTTGTGTTTCTGATTTATTTGATATTGTGAAGGTCACTAGAACTATGATAGAAGAAATTACCCGAAAGGCTTGTAAATTGAGTGATCTAAATGCCCTTCAACTTGAGTTGACGGACAAACTGAAAGGTAAGAGATTCTTGATTGTCTTGGATGATGTTTGGATCGAGGATTGTGACAATTGGAGTTGTCTTACAAAACCATTTCTAAGCGGGATTAGGGGCAGTAAAGTTCTGGTCACAACTCGCAATGAAAATGTAGCGGTTGCAGTGTCTTTTCATACTGTTGAAGTATATCGTCTAAACAAATTGTCAACTGAAGATTGTTGGTTGGTGTTTGCAAACCATGCATTTCCTCTCTCAGTAGACAGTCGAAGTAGAGGAACTCTAGAAAAGATTGGAAAGGAGATTGTTAAAAAGTGCAATGGGTTGCCTTTAGCTGCACAGTCACTTGGAGGAATGTTGAGAAGAAAACACACCGTTAGGGATTGGAATAATGTACTCGAAAGTGACATTTGGAAACTTCCTGAAGGTCAATGTAAAATTATTCCAGCACTTAGTATTAGTTATAATTATCTCCCTCCACATTTGAAACGGTGTTTTGTTTATTGCTCACTGTATCccaaagattttaattttaaaaaggatGAACTGATCCAGTTGTGCATGGCAGAAGATCTTGTAATAGCACCAAACAAAGGAAAGACATTAGAAGAAGTTGGTGACGAGTATTTTGATGATTTGGTTTTGAGATCTTTTTTTCAACTTTCATACAGTTGGGCTCGGGGTAGTTATTTTGTAATGCATGACCTTATGCATGATCTAGCAGCATTCCTTGGAGGGAAATTCTATTTCAGAGCAGATGAACttggaaaaaaaacaaaaatcgaTAGAAAAACTCGTCATTTGTCATTTACTAGATTCAGTGATCCAGTCTCGGACATTGAAGTTTTTGACATAGTAAAATTTCCAAGAACTTTTTTGCTGTTCAAATTTAAAGATTCTCTATTCAACAATGAAAAGGCACCACGTATTGTAGTGTCGATGCTTAAGTACTTGAGAGTTTTGTCCTTCTCTTACTTCCAAGGTCTGTTTGCTCTGCCTGATTCAATTGGTGAATTGATCCATTTGCGTTATCTAAATCTATCGTTTACAAGTATAAAAACTCTGCCGGAGTCATTGTGTAATTTGTGGAATCTACAGACTTTGAAGTTGTCTTTTTGCCGAGAGTTGACTAAGTTGCCTA AGTTGACTAAGTTGCCTAGTGACATGCAAAATCTTGTAAACTTGTGTTATCTTGAAATTCTGAACACTCCCATTAAAGAGATGCCTAAAAGAATGGGAAAACTGAATAAATTACAGAGGTTGGATTTCTATATTGTGGGCAAGCATATAGAGAATAGCATCAAAGAATTGGGAGGACTTCCAAATCTAAGTGGGTCGTTTGCTATTAAGGCACTGGAAAATGTTACCAAAGGCGAAGAAGCAATAGAAGCCAATATAATGGATAAAAAGCATATTTACGATCTATCCTTGGAATGGTCTATAGGTAATGATAATAGCATCAACTTCGAAACTGAATTAGATGTACTCAGCAAGTTAAAACCTCATCAAGACCTGAAATCATTGTTAATAGCGGGTTATAATGGAGCCAAATTTCCAGATTGGGTAGGGAATTTTTCCTACGGCAACATGACAAGTGTAAGTTTATATAATTGTGACAACTGTTGCATGCTTCCTTCAATGGGGCAACTACCATCTCTCAAGTCTCTCTGGATTTCACGCATGAATTCCGTGAAGACTATTGAAGAAGGCTTTCATAAGAACGAAGATGGTTCATCTGTGACTCTATTTCCCTCTCTTGAATGGCTACAGATTTCTTATATGCCTTGTTTGGAGGTGTTGAATTTCTTTGATTCAGAAGCTTTTCCTGTGCTTGAGTCTCTTTATATTAATTACTGCCCCAACCTAAGGGGAGATTTGCCAGAAAACCTACCTGCTCTGAAATCTCTCAACATTAAAATTTGCGAGCTTCTTGTCTCTTCTGTCACAAGGGCTCCCACCCTTCGAAGATTAGAGATACACAAAAGCAACAACGTAGTGTTTCATGAGTTTCCTCTTTTGGTGGAAAGTATAGACGTAGAAGGAGGCCCAATGGTAGAGTCCATGATGGAGGCCATCACTAACATCCAACCTACTTGCCTCCAATCTTTAACATTACAGAATTGTTCGTCAGCCATATCATTTCCAGGTGATTGTCTTCCTGCATTTCTGAAAACTCTTGAGATCAGTGGTTTAAAGAAACTGAAATTCCCTACTCAACACAAACACGAATCACTAACATCACTGTCAATAAATAATAGTTGTGAATCGCTAACATCTCTTCAATTGGCTATCTTCCCAAGCTGTGAAAATATGGAATCCCTTTTGGTCTCAGGGTCAGAATCGTTGAAGAGTTTGAATTCTTTAGAGATTGAACAATGTCCCAACTTTGTATCATTCCCGGGAGAGGGATTTTGTGCACCCAATTTGACTCGTTTCCTAATTTGTGATTGTGAGAAGTTGAAGTCGTTGCCCGATCAAATGAGAACTCTTCTTCCAAAAATGGAATATCTTAACATATCTAACTGCCAACAAATAGAGTCATTCCCTGAAGAGGGTATGCCACCTAACATGAGAACAGTTTGGATCGAAAATTGTGAGAAACTACTAAGAAGTAAAACATGGGTATGCATGGACATGGTTACCTCTCTCTATCTGTGTGGTCCATGTGATGGCCTCAACTCCTTCCCGGAGGAGGCTTTGCTGCCTCCCTCCCTTACGTCTCTGGTTCTACGTGATTTTTCAAGTCTGGAGACGTTGGACAGCAAGGGCTTTCTCCATCTCACTTCGCTACGAGAATTGGACATTGTAAATTGTAAAAAGCTGGAGAATATCACAGGAGAAAGGCTGCCTTCCGCTCTAATAAAATTAAGCATACGGGACTGTCCATTACTGCAAAAACGATGCCACAAGAAGGACCGTAAAATTTGGCCTAAAATCTGCCATGTCCGTGGGATAAAGATGGACGATAGATGGATTCAATGA